In the genome of Qipengyuania seohaensis, one region contains:
- a CDS encoding acetyl-CoA carboxylase carboxyltransferase subunit alpha, whose amino-acid sequence MVSYLEFEKPVAELETRIAELRSAAEGDEVDITNELQRLELKSADLLASTYSALTPWQKTQVARHPSRPHFRDYVEYAFEEFVPLGGDRAYGEDEAIMGGFAKLNGRKIVLIGHEKGNDTASRIRHNFGMGKPEGYRKAIRLMELAGRFNLPVVTLVDTSGAFPGVEAEERGQAEAIARSTEACLALPVPMVASIVGEGGSGGAVALASAERVLMLEHAVYSVISPEGCASILWRTAEKAPDAAEAMKVTAQNLKELGVIDRIVAEPVGGAHRDPRAAAHSLAEAIGEELDKLSIHSAEELKRMREERFLQIAG is encoded by the coding sequence ATGGTTTCCTATCTTGAATTCGAAAAGCCCGTTGCCGAACTCGAAACGCGCATTGCGGAACTGCGCAGCGCAGCCGAGGGCGACGAGGTCGATATCACGAACGAGCTCCAGCGCCTTGAACTCAAGAGCGCGGACCTGCTGGCTTCCACCTATTCCGCGCTCACCCCGTGGCAGAAAACGCAAGTAGCACGGCATCCCTCGCGCCCACATTTCCGCGACTATGTCGAATACGCGTTCGAGGAATTCGTGCCGCTGGGCGGCGACCGCGCCTATGGCGAAGACGAAGCCATCATGGGCGGCTTTGCCAAGCTGAACGGCCGCAAGATCGTGCTCATCGGCCACGAAAAGGGCAATGATACCGCCAGCCGCATTCGCCACAATTTCGGCATGGGCAAGCCCGAAGGCTATCGCAAGGCGATCCGCCTGATGGAGCTTGCTGGGCGTTTCAACCTGCCGGTCGTGACGCTGGTGGATACGTCGGGTGCGTTTCCGGGTGTCGAAGCAGAAGAGCGCGGCCAGGCAGAAGCGATCGCGCGTTCCACCGAGGCCTGCCTCGCGCTGCCGGTGCCCATGGTCGCCAGCATTGTGGGCGAGGGCGGTTCGGGCGGCGCAGTGGCGCTGGCCAGTGCGGAACGCGTGCTCATGCTCGAACATGCTGTCTACTCGGTTATTTCGCCCGAAGGGTGCGCCTCCATCCTGTGGCGTACGGCCGAAAAGGCACCTGATGCGGCAGAGGCCATGAAGGTGACGGCGCAGAACCTGAAGGAGCTGGGCGTGATCGACCGCATCGTGGCCGAACCCGTGGGCGGCGCACACCGAGATCCACGTGCAGCGGCGCATAGCCTTGCGGAAGCGATCGGCGAGGAACTCGACAAGCTGTCGATTCACTCTGCTGAAGAGCTCAAGCGGATGCGCGAAGAACGTTTCCTGCAGATCGCAGGCTGA
- a CDS encoding hemerythrin domain-containing protein, whose product MAEATEIFDRLKEDHDRHRELIDKLLETSGESQEREELFTELTKELKSHAAAEEQALYSTMLRKPPTTDETRHSVAEHHEIDEMLNDLAATDMSEGGWLTKFKTFAHDYRHHIDEEEEDHFPDFANYLDKEDEQHMREVFDRRKKEEKAEAAVTPEKKEDAKE is encoded by the coding sequence ATGGCCGAAGCCACCGAAATTTTCGATCGCCTGAAAGAAGACCACGATCGCCATCGCGAGCTGATCGACAAGCTGCTGGAGACGAGCGGCGAGAGCCAGGAGCGCGAAGAGCTCTTCACCGAACTGACCAAGGAATTGAAGAGCCATGCCGCCGCCGAAGAGCAGGCGCTCTATTCCACCATGCTGCGCAAGCCGCCGACCACCGACGAAACGCGTCACTCGGTTGCCGAGCATCATGAAATCGACGAAATGCTCAACGATCTTGCCGCGACCGATATGTCCGAAGGCGGCTGGCTGACCAAGTTCAAGACCTTCGCCCACGATTACCGCCACCACATCGACGAGGAAGAGGAAGATCACTTCCCCGACTTTGCGAACTATCTCGACAAGGAAGACGAGCAGCATATGCGCGAGGTCTTCGATCGGCGTAAGAAGGAAGAGAAGGCGGAAGCCGCGGTGACGCCCGAGAAGAAAGAGGACGCCAAGGAGTAA
- a CDS encoding alpha/beta hydrolase family protein has translation MSPKHLIGLSLFALTACGTSPTEVASASAQTTALTFSSSPCEVGIYGEPSGRFVAITRSQAGFRYSFEDGRIGSIEDPDEVVRCGEGSVLVNGEQVWSTIPIRVTNTRFASGGVMLAGQLLEPADADGDTPLIAYAQGSEPTGWIEAVRDPYQMLGRGISAFVFDKRGTGQSEGRYSQNFPRLADDLVAASKEAKRLAAGRFGRFGLVGLSQGGWVAPLAAERSQADFIAIGYGLVADIREEDASQVQKELRDAGYGKEVLAIAQDITDVTARVASSDYRDGLDDLAAIQQQYAPEPWFQHIRGGYTGVFLNTPVEQLREEGVPRFNDLDIDWSLEPMGVLRNVDVPQLWVLAREDREAPIALTLERLHALRRNGSEIAVRIFPETDHGMWEYEQTSDGTREYLRVTPGYYDLMADYIKGREGRDYGRSVSVEME, from the coding sequence ATGTCACCAAAACATCTGATCGGATTGAGCCTCTTTGCACTGACAGCATGCGGCACGTCGCCGACAGAGGTCGCGTCTGCCAGCGCTCAGACCACGGCACTTACCTTTTCGTCGAGCCCATGTGAGGTCGGCATTTATGGTGAGCCGAGCGGTCGTTTCGTCGCCATCACGCGGTCTCAAGCCGGCTTTCGCTACTCCTTCGAAGATGGGCGGATCGGATCAATCGAGGACCCGGACGAAGTCGTTCGATGCGGAGAAGGCTCCGTCCTCGTCAACGGCGAACAAGTCTGGTCCACGATACCTATACGGGTGACGAACACCCGCTTCGCCTCCGGTGGGGTAATGCTGGCAGGGCAACTGCTGGAACCTGCCGATGCCGACGGTGACACGCCTCTTATTGCCTATGCGCAGGGTTCCGAACCGACAGGCTGGATAGAGGCCGTCCGCGATCCGTATCAAATGCTCGGGCGGGGCATTTCGGCATTCGTTTTCGACAAACGAGGCACCGGACAGTCCGAGGGACGGTATTCGCAGAATTTTCCGCGTCTGGCCGATGACCTTGTTGCCGCTTCAAAGGAGGCGAAGCGACTGGCGGCGGGCCGGTTCGGCCGGTTTGGTCTCGTCGGTCTGAGCCAGGGTGGATGGGTTGCGCCGCTTGCCGCAGAGCGGTCGCAGGCCGACTTCATAGCTATCGGCTACGGCCTCGTCGCAGATATTCGCGAAGAAGACGCCAGCCAGGTGCAAAAGGAACTTCGCGACGCCGGCTACGGGAAAGAAGTCCTCGCGATCGCGCAGGACATCACCGACGTCACGGCGCGGGTGGCATCCTCGGACTACAGGGACGGTCTGGACGACCTAGCGGCAATCCAGCAGCAATATGCGCCTGAACCATGGTTCCAGCATATTCGCGGCGGGTACACGGGTGTCTTTCTCAACACGCCCGTTGAACAGCTGCGGGAAGAGGGCGTGCCCCGGTTCAACGATCTCGATATCGATTGGTCGCTTGAGCCCATGGGCGTCCTGCGGAATGTGGACGTACCCCAACTCTGGGTTCTCGCACGCGAAGATCGCGAAGCCCCGATCGCCCTCACCCTGGAGCGCCTCCACGCCCTGCGTCGAAACGGGAGCGAGATTGCGGTCCGTATCTTTCCCGAAACCGATCACGGCATGTGGGAATACGAGCAGACTTCCGATGGAACGCGCGAATATTTGCGTGTGACGCCGGGCTATTACGATCTCATGGCAGACTACATCAAAGGGCGGGAAGGCCGCGATTACGGCCGGTCCGTCTCGGTCGAAATGGAGTGA
- a CDS encoding Flp family type IVb pilin: MVEFLKKLGRDTEGATAVEYGLILALIFLSMIGAVSSFGQTTIDMWNRVATTISAVTGV; encoded by the coding sequence GTGGTCGAATTTCTCAAAAAACTGGGACGCGACACCGAGGGTGCCACCGCTGTTGAGTACGGGCTGATTCTCGCTCTGATCTTCCTCTCAATGATCGGTGCGGTCAGCTCTTTTGGGCAGACCACCATCGACATGTGGAACAGGGTGGCCACGACGATTTCGGCGGTCACGGGGGTCTGA
- a CDS encoding S-adenosyl-L-homocysteine hydrolase, whose amino-acid sequence MKNLKNFALAASAAAMLCVPTTASAGTSDEQIRKLDIMLMVTSLRCRMGSDDFQADYRKFSANHLPTLNGAARRMEQGMVKRHGSKGAKRKLDQISVGMANQYGQGHPWLGCAELKEITSDLSRSKDPAVLAQAAEELLGPRPLSGGRYARR is encoded by the coding sequence ATGAAAAATCTGAAGAACTTTGCGCTCGCGGCTTCGGCGGCAGCGATGCTTTGCGTGCCAACCACTGCCAGCGCCGGGACGAGCGACGAGCAGATCCGCAAGCTGGACATCATGCTGATGGTGACTTCGCTGCGGTGCCGGATGGGAAGCGACGACTTCCAGGCCGACTATCGCAAGTTCTCTGCCAACCACCTGCCGACGCTCAATGGCGCGGCCCGGCGGATGGAGCAGGGCATGGTGAAGCGCCACGGCAGCAAGGGCGCCAAGCGCAAGCTCGACCAGATCAGCGTCGGCATGGCTAACCAGTACGGGCAGGGACACCCGTGGCTTGGTTGTGCCGAGCTGAAGGAGATCACTTCCGACCTGTCGCGGTCGAAAGATCCTGCGGTGCTGGCGCAGGCGGCAGAAGAACTGCTTGGCCCGCGCCCGCTCAGCGGCGGTCGCTACGCAAGACGCTAA
- the ahcY gene encoding adenosylhomocysteinase — MAQFTDYVIKDISLANYGREEIRIAETEMPGLMATREEYGASQPLKGARITGSLHMTIQTAVLIETLTALGAEVRWATCNIYSTQDHAAAAMAANDIPVFAVKGESLAEYWDYVGKIFDWSSDEDPDCTANLILDDGGDATMFALWGARIEAGEEMPEPQNAEEIEMQRALKAFVAKKPGYLTKSVKAIKGVSEETTTGVHRLYHLAKQGKLPFPAINVNDSVTKSKFDNLYGCRESLVDAIRRATDVMLSGKVACVAGYGDVGKGSAQSLRNGGARVLVTEIDPICALQAAMEGYEVVTMEDAVKRADIFVTTTGNEDVITAEHMKSMKPMSIVCNIGHFDSEIQISALDNYEWTELKPGTDLVKFPDGKEIIVLAKGRLVNLACATGHPSFVMSCSFTNQVLAQIELWENTDGYENDVYVLPKKLDEKVAALHLDKLGVKLTQLSKDQADYIGVPVEGPFKPEHYRY, encoded by the coding sequence GTGGCCCAGTTTACAGACTACGTCATCAAGGACATTTCGCTCGCCAATTACGGCCGCGAGGAAATCCGCATTGCCGAAACCGAAATGCCCGGCCTGATGGCCACGCGCGAGGAATATGGCGCATCGCAGCCGCTCAAGGGCGCACGCATCACCGGATCGCTGCACATGACGATCCAGACCGCCGTCCTCATCGAAACGCTGACTGCGCTGGGCGCGGAAGTCCGCTGGGCGACTTGCAACATCTATTCGACGCAGGACCATGCAGCAGCCGCAATGGCCGCCAACGACATTCCCGTCTTTGCGGTGAAGGGCGAAAGCCTCGCCGAATACTGGGACTATGTCGGCAAGATCTTCGACTGGTCTTCCGATGAAGATCCCGATTGCACGGCGAACCTGATCCTCGACGATGGCGGCGATGCGACCATGTTCGCCCTTTGGGGTGCGCGCATCGAAGCGGGCGAGGAAATGCCCGAGCCGCAGAATGCCGAAGAAATCGAAATGCAGCGTGCCCTCAAGGCGTTCGTCGCGAAAAAGCCGGGCTATCTCACCAAGAGCGTGAAGGCGATCAAGGGCGTGTCGGAAGAAACGACGACCGGTGTTCACCGCCTTTATCACCTCGCCAAGCAGGGCAAGCTGCCGTTCCCGGCGATCAACGTGAACGACAGCGTGACCAAGTCGAAGTTCGACAACCTTTACGGTTGCCGCGAATCGCTGGTCGACGCGATCCGCCGCGCAACGGACGTGATGCTTTCGGGCAAGGTCGCTTGCGTTGCCGGTTATGGCGACGTCGGCAAGGGCTCTGCCCAGTCGCTCCGCAACGGCGGTGCGCGCGTGCTCGTGACCGAAATCGACCCGATCTGCGCGCTTCAGGCGGCCATGGAAGGTTATGAGGTGGTAACGATGGAAGACGCGGTGAAGCGCGCCGACATCTTCGTGACCACCACCGGGAACGAAGATGTCATCACTGCCGAGCACATGAAGTCGATGAAGCCCATGAGCATCGTGTGCAACATCGGCCACTTCGACAGCGAGATCCAGATCTCCGCGCTCGACAATTACGAGTGGACCGAACTGAAGCCCGGCACAGACCTCGTGAAGTTCCCCGACGGCAAGGAAATCATCGTGCTGGCCAAGGGCCGTCTCGTGAACCTCGCCTGCGCCACCGGCCACCCCAGCTTCGTGATGAGCTGTTCCTTCACCAATCAGGTGCTGGCGCAGATCGAGCTTTGGGAAAACACCGACGGTTACGAAAACGACGTCTACGTCCTGCCCAAGAAGCTGGACGAGAAGGTCGCCGCGCTCCACCTCGACAAGCTGGGCGTGAAGCTGACCCAGCTGAGCAAGGACCAGGCAGACTATATCGGCGTACCTGTCGAAGGACCGTTCAAGCCGGAACATTACCGCTATTAA
- the folE gene encoding GTP cyclohydrolase I FolE, with product MSSLVGPDEDDPRGKPPVPEHVQDAIRTLIEWTGDDPTREGLLDTPARVARAWKEYCLGYTEDPSYHLSRVFEEVGGYNEIVLLKDIPFQSHCEHHMAPIIGKAAIAYLPNDRVVGISKLARVLHGFARRLQVQERLTAEVADCIWEHLQPQGVAVVIEASHSCMTARGVRTPGVGMITSRMMGTFLEDQRSRKEVLSLMGYG from the coding sequence GTGAGCAGCCTTGTAGGTCCAGACGAAGACGATCCGCGCGGCAAGCCGCCGGTGCCGGAACACGTGCAGGACGCGATCCGCACCCTTATCGAGTGGACCGGAGACGATCCTACCCGCGAAGGTCTTCTCGATACACCCGCGCGCGTCGCGCGCGCGTGGAAGGAATACTGTCTCGGCTATACCGAAGACCCTTCGTATCACCTGAGCCGCGTGTTCGAAGAGGTCGGCGGGTATAACGAGATCGTCTTGCTCAAGGACATCCCGTTCCAGTCGCATTGCGAACACCACATGGCGCCGATCATCGGCAAGGCGGCCATCGCCTACCTGCCGAACGATCGCGTGGTCGGCATCTCGAAGCTCGCGCGTGTCCTGCACGGTTTCGCGCGCCGCCTGCAGGTGCAGGAGCGCCTGACCGCAGAAGTCGCCGATTGCATCTGGGAACATTTGCAGCCCCAGGGCGTGGCTGTGGTGATCGAAGCCTCGCACAGCTGCATGACCGCTCGCGGCGTGCGCACGCCGGGCGTCGGCATGATCACTAGCCGGATGATGGGCACTTTCCTCGAAGACCAGCGCAGCCGCAAGGAAGTGCTGAGCCTGATGGGGTATGGCTGA
- a CDS encoding phospholipase D-like domain-containing protein: MAKGAEGQPADPKQVTRLDEGVEPGVWRYAKVDRARVIIDAADYFAAMQEAMMNAKHRIFLIGWDFDTRIHLGEGRRWWQRPFRDKYPARLGSFFSWLINREKSLEIRILKWSFGVFKFVLRGSMWWDLVRWARHRRIDFKFDSAHPTGCSHHQKIGILDNSLAVCGGIDMTVKRLDTREHKEDEPMRRTPRGEPYEPWHDASMMMEGEIAEALSDLGRDRWIRAGGTPLLPIQSREDSLWPEGLEATFENVEIGIARTRAEHREWSAVKEIEHLFVDHIKRAEKFIYAESQYFASRAVGEAIIARMQEEDPPEVVIVHPETADGWLEQQAMDHARAEIVRCIEEVDHKHRFTIWSPWSGETAIYVHAKMMIVDDKIFRIGSANLNNRSMGLDSECDVFVDSTRPGNEHASDPIRAIRHSLLAEHCGVEEDEVPEMLSRYGSMAAMIDHTVTDGGRNLRRYHPPDLNDAEKAVAESGILDPEDPEDMFEPFAKGGLFRKGSRLERVRTKIKGKWGK; encoded by the coding sequence ATGGCCAAGGGGGCGGAGGGGCAACCCGCAGATCCGAAGCAAGTGACCCGGCTCGACGAAGGCGTCGAGCCGGGTGTCTGGCGTTATGCAAAGGTCGACCGTGCGCGGGTGATCATCGACGCGGCGGATTATTTCGCCGCGATGCAGGAAGCGATGATGAATGCAAAGCATCGCATTTTCCTGATCGGTTGGGATTTCGATACCCGCATCCACCTGGGCGAGGGACGCCGCTGGTGGCAGCGGCCCTTCAGGGACAAGTATCCCGCGCGGCTGGGCAGTTTCTTCTCCTGGCTCATCAATCGCGAGAAATCGCTGGAGATCCGCATCCTCAAGTGGAGCTTCGGGGTATTCAAATTCGTCCTGCGCGGCTCCATGTGGTGGGACCTGGTCCGCTGGGCGCGCCACCGGCGGATCGATTTCAAGTTCGATAGCGCCCACCCGACCGGCTGCAGCCATCACCAGAAGATCGGCATCCTCGACAATTCGCTGGCCGTGTGCGGCGGTATCGACATGACCGTGAAGCGGCTCGACACGCGCGAGCACAAGGAGGACGAGCCGATGCGCCGTACTCCCCGCGGCGAACCCTACGAGCCCTGGCATGATGCCTCGATGATGATGGAAGGCGAGATCGCCGAGGCCTTGAGCGACCTGGGCCGCGATCGCTGGATCAGGGCGGGCGGCACTCCGCTGCTGCCGATCCAGTCACGCGAGGACAGCCTCTGGCCCGAAGGGCTTGAAGCGACGTTCGAGAACGTCGAGATCGGCATCGCCCGGACCCGCGCCGAACATCGCGAGTGGTCGGCCGTGAAAGAGATCGAGCATCTCTTCGTCGACCACATCAAGCGCGCCGAAAAGTTCATCTACGCCGAAAGCCAGTACTTCGCCTCGCGCGCAGTGGGCGAGGCGATCATCGCGCGGATGCAGGAAGAAGACCCGCCGGAAGTCGTCATCGTCCATCCCGAAACCGCCGACGGCTGGCTGGAACAGCAGGCAATGGACCATGCACGCGCCGAGATCGTGCGCTGCATCGAAGAAGTCGATCACAAGCACCGCTTCACCATCTGGAGCCCGTGGTCCGGAGAAACCGCGATCTACGTCCATGCCAAGATGATGATCGTCGACGACAAGATATTCCGGATCGGCTCGGCCAATCTCAACAACCGTTCGATGGGCCTCGACAGCGAGTGCGACGTGTTCGTCGATTCGACCCGGCCGGGCAACGAGCATGCGTCCGATCCCATCCGCGCCATCCGCCATTCGCTTCTCGCCGAACATTGCGGTGTCGAAGAGGACGAGGTGCCCGAGATGCTGTCGCGTTACGGATCGATGGCCGCCATGATCGATCACACGGTAACCGACGGCGGTCGGAACCTGCGCCGGTATCACCCGCCAGATCTCAACGACGCCGAAAAAGCGGTGGCCGAAAGCGGCATCCTCGACCCCGAAGATCCCGAAGATATGTTCGAGCCGTTTGCAAAGGGCGGTCTTTTCCGCAAGGGAAGCCGCCTCGAACGGGTTCGCACCAAGATCAAAGGGAAGTGGGGCAAGTGA
- a CDS encoding (deoxy)nucleoside triphosphate pyrophosphohydrolase, protein MENIPTWRCVVALALSDGEGRWLMHQRPAHKHHGGLWEFPGGKVEAGETPVCALVREVKEELGIDVRVDDLSPCCFAQEGRDAGPSPIVILLYTCTRWTGKVAALEGGAVEWVRGQDIDKLPKPPLDIELAAHLLAKMPD, encoded by the coding sequence TTGGAAAATATTCCGACATGGCGCTGCGTGGTCGCCCTCGCTTTGAGCGATGGGGAAGGGCGCTGGCTGATGCACCAGCGGCCCGCGCACAAGCATCACGGCGGGTTGTGGGAGTTCCCCGGCGGGAAGGTCGAAGCCGGCGAAACGCCCGTCTGCGCCTTGGTTCGCGAGGTGAAGGAGGAATTAGGTATAGATGTCCGCGTGGACGATCTTTCCCCTTGCTGCTTCGCGCAGGAAGGGCGCGATGCAGGCCCAAGCCCGATTGTCATACTTCTTTACACTTGCACCCGATGGACCGGGAAGGTCGCCGCGCTCGAAGGCGGTGCGGTGGAGTGGGTAAGGGGGCAGGACATCGATAAACTGCCCAAGCCTCCGCTGGATATCGAGCTTGCTGCACATTTGCTCGCGAAAATGCCCGATTAG
- a CDS encoding M48 family metalloprotease: MSVMKTLAASTATMALALAGCATIPDASAPISQTEAQQGAEAHPQLLAEFGGAMTGPQAQYVEMVGQNIAVQSGLANARGSFTVSLLNSPVNNAFAIPGGYVYTTRQLVSLMNNEAELAGVLGHEVGHVAARHSQRRQQAAQRNSILGVLGAIASQALLGGTGLGQQLGQLSLQGSQLLTLKFSRSQELEADRLGIQYLNQAGYDTRAMATVLSSLAAQNSLDAQLMGRDNARLPEWASTHPDPASRVQTALNYAQEVGGTGRVTNRDTFLTRIDGILYGDDPQQGVVEGRQFIHPDLRLAFTAPQGFYMVNGTRAVTISGQSGKAQFSLGPYNGNLQSYVTSVFGALSDQQQVRPASIQTTTVNGLPAAYGTARVNSGNQNLDVTVFAYEFSNDRAYHFLALTPAGQSGTFNSLFSSMRRITAQQAAGVIPRHVDVVTVGSRDTVATMAARMAYDSGQEARFRVLNGLSSTDRLQAGQKVKIVVRGR, from the coding sequence ATGTCCGTCATGAAGACACTCGCCGCATCCACCGCCACCATGGCGCTGGCGCTGGCCGGCTGCGCCACCATTCCAGATGCATCCGCGCCGATCTCGCAAACCGAAGCGCAGCAGGGGGCAGAGGCCCATCCGCAGCTTTTGGCCGAATTTGGCGGAGCGATGACCGGCCCGCAGGCCCAGTATGTCGAGATGGTCGGCCAGAACATCGCCGTTCAGTCGGGCCTTGCCAATGCACGCGGCAGTTTCACGGTTTCGCTGCTGAACAGCCCGGTCAATAACGCTTTCGCGATCCCCGGTGGCTACGTCTACACAACGCGCCAGCTCGTCTCATTGATGAACAACGAAGCCGAACTGGCGGGCGTGCTCGGTCACGAAGTCGGCCACGTCGCGGCTCGTCACTCGCAGCGCCGCCAGCAGGCCGCGCAGCGCAACTCGATTCTCGGTGTGCTCGGCGCGATCGCCAGCCAGGCCCTGCTTGGCGGCACCGGGCTGGGCCAGCAGCTGGGCCAGCTGTCGCTTCAGGGCTCGCAGCTACTCACACTGAAATTCTCGCGCAGCCAGGAGCTGGAGGCCGACCGCCTCGGTATCCAGTATCTTAACCAGGCAGGATACGACACGCGTGCGATGGCTACCGTGCTGTCCAGCCTTGCAGCGCAGAATTCGCTCGATGCGCAGTTGATGGGACGCGACAACGCCCGCCTTCCGGAATGGGCATCGACCCACCCCGATCCCGCCAGCCGCGTACAGACCGCTCTGAACTACGCTCAGGAAGTCGGCGGAACCGGCCGCGTCACGAATCGCGACACCTTCCTCACGCGGATCGATGGCATTCTGTATGGCGATGATCCCCAGCAGGGCGTGGTCGAAGGTCGCCAGTTCATCCATCCGGACCTGCGACTGGCGTTCACCGCACCCCAGGGCTTCTACATGGTCAACGGCACACGCGCCGTCACCATCAGCGGCCAGAGCGGCAAGGCTCAGTTCTCGCTTGGGCCGTATAATGGCAATCTCCAGAGCTATGTCACCAGCGTGTTCGGTGCGCTGAGCGACCAGCAGCAGGTTCGCCCCGCCAGCATCCAGACCACGACGGTCAACGGACTGCCTGCTGCGTATGGCACTGCGCGGGTCAATTCGGGCAACCAGAACCTGGATGTCACGGTGTTCGCGTATGAATTCTCGAACGATCGTGCCTACCACTTCCTGGCGCTGACCCCGGCGGGGCAGTCCGGCACATTCAATTCACTGTTCTCTTCGATGCGCCGGATCACCGCGCAGCAGGCGGCGGGGGTCATTCCGCGCCATGTGGATGTCGTAACTGTCGGATCGCGCGATACGGTCGCGACGATGGCGGCGCGCATGGCCTATGACAGCGGACAGGAAGCGCGCTTCCGCGTGCTCAATGGCCTCTCTTCGACAGATCGCCTGCAGGCCGGCCAGAAGGTGAAGATAGTGGTGCGGGGGCGCTAA
- a CDS encoding Flp family type IVb pilin, whose translation MKFIKTLRRNEEGATAIEYGLIAALIAVAAITAMQSLGGELSTTFNTVDGEMATANAKAPNGV comes from the coding sequence ATGAAGTTCATCAAAACGCTGCGTCGCAACGAAGAAGGTGCAACCGCTATCGAGTACGGCCTGATCGCTGCTCTTATCGCTGTTGCTGCTATCACTGCCATGCAGAGCCTCGGTGGCGAGCTCAGCACGACCTTCAACACCGTCGACGGTGAAATGGCTACGGCAAACGCCAAGGCTCCGAACGGCGTCTAA
- a CDS encoding peroxiredoxin, translating to MTIAVGDSLPDVTLVKATPDGPQQVQSSEYFKGKTVALFSVPGAFTPTCSARHLPGYVEKADDLKAKGVDEIACTAVNDAFVLGAWKGANDAGEVTMLADGNAEFAEAVGLTMDGSGFGMGKRGQRYSMLVEDGVVKQLNVEAPGDFSVSSAEHMLGQM from the coding sequence ATGACAATCGCTGTAGGCGACAGCCTCCCCGATGTAACGCTGGTGAAGGCAACGCCCGATGGACCCCAGCAGGTCCAGTCGAGCGAGTATTTCAAGGGCAAGACCGTGGCGCTGTTTTCGGTGCCGGGCGCATTCACGCCCACCTGCTCTGCACGCCACCTGCCGGGCTATGTCGAAAAGGCCGATGACCTCAAAGCCAAGGGCGTCGACGAGATTGCCTGCACGGCGGTCAACGACGCTTTCGTACTCGGCGCCTGGAAGGGTGCGAACGACGCTGGCGAAGTAACCATGCTGGCAGACGGCAATGCCGAATTTGCAGAAGCGGTCGGCCTCACCATGGATGGCTCTGGCTTCGGCATGGGCAAGCGCGGCCAGCGCTATTCCATGCTGGTCGAAGACGGCGTGGTGAAGCAGCTCAATGTAGAGGCACCGGGGGATTTCTCGGTTTCCAGCGCGGAGCATATGCTCGGCCAGATGTAA
- a CDS encoding metallopeptidase family protein: protein MLHERPGPSQEQMQQMAEAVRASLPEHFRLQMEEIVLRVEDFATAEQLAAVEIESKWHLTGLYEGESLPDRSIWASGRMPARIWLFRKPLIAEWRETGVRMDDLVRHVVIHEAGHHFGFSDEDMHLLEDRAD, encoded by the coding sequence ATGCTCCACGAACGCCCCGGACCGTCCCAGGAACAGATGCAACAGATGGCGGAAGCCGTGCGCGCATCCCTGCCCGAGCATTTTCGCCTGCAGATGGAAGAGATCGTCCTGCGCGTCGAAGATTTCGCTACCGCAGAGCAACTCGCCGCGGTCGAGATCGAGAGCAAGTGGCACCTGACTGGTCTGTATGAAGGCGAATCGCTTCCCGACCGCTCGATCTGGGCAAGCGGCCGTATGCCCGCTCGCATCTGGCTGTTCCGCAAGCCGCTGATTGCGGAATGGCGCGAAACGGGTGTGCGCATGGACGATCTGGTCCGCCACGTCGTCATCCACGAAGCGGGACACCACTTCGGCTTCAGCGACGAAGACATGCACCTGCTGGAAGATCGCGCCGACTGA